atgcaggggacatgggttcaatccctggtcagggaactaagatcccacgtgccacacattgtggcaaaaaaaaaaaaaaaaaaaaaaaaattccacctgTATCAGCAGTGAGGAGTATGAGAAAGATCAGGGGGACTTACTCCTGCAAAAGGTTTAGAGAGGCCCTCAGTACCCAGTGAAGCCCAGTACGATGCTGGCaggaagaattaacattttgTGTTTGCCAAGAGGAAGAcgaattaaaaagagaaagtcaGAGCACTTTGTACTGTCAGCCCTCCCAACCTGAAAAGGCTTTTAGGGTTCTTCCTGCTCCAAGCTGGCATGGTTTTAAGAAGACCCTGCAAAGTTCTAACCAAGCAAGCATCTCCTGATGCCTAATTTCTATAATACTATCCTAAGAATTATTAGTAGAACCAGTAGCTCACAGGGAAAAGAAGGCACCATGGGCCCACGATACTTACTATTTAAATTCTTTGATAAGATTTTTGTGAATCTTCATGCAGAAATCCTCGACCGTGGTCCTGGAGTAAGGCAGCACCACTGGGGATGTGTAATCTGGCAACTGGCCTTTGGGTTTGGTGTAACTAGAACACAGAGGGAATAGAGGTTGCCTACTTCTTGGAATGTTTCATGTGTGAATGCAAATCAACCCTCCATCACCCCGGAGATCAGACCCAGATAACCTCTATCTTGAGGAAGAAAGTGCCCTCAATATAGCCTCGCAGATGAGAGGAATTAACTTATTTATATCTCCAAAAATAGATTATGTTAATGAGCTCTAGAGGGTATCATTTTAGGACAGTCTGGTTTAAATCCTACAGTAATATTACCCTATCCACTAAGACTTACATCCTCACTAGTTTCAGATAGTCCCAGATCTTTTCCAACAGGTCATCAAAATTCCAGCGGTGATGCGCAGAGATGGGTACACAGTGAGGCACCTTATAGATGATATCCAATTCCTCAATGGAGATCTGATCAATCTTATTTAACACATAGATACAGGGGATATAGACTCTGTAGAAGAAAAACAGTACGTGAGTCTGGAGCTGTGGACAAGACTGTCAGTCTGATTATCAGCACCCTCTCACCCAGGACCCCAAATCAGAGATTCTTAAATGGGGTCATAAGAAagtcagccaaaaaaaagaaaaagcttcctACCAAAATCAGGTAGAACATCCAAAAAGTGAACTATGGGTTGAGAAGTAACAAAACTCAAGCCGTAGTCCCTAGTCATGCAACTAATTACTGAGAAAGCATCCTGCAGTGGAAAGAACACAAGCTTTGGAGTCACAAAGAATGAATTTATTCCCAGCTCTGTCGCTTTCTATACATGTGTCCCTGGGCAAGTCTCAGAGTCCAGTTCCCAGAGTTCTTTTATGAACTGtaagaatgtaaatatatttctaataatataacttttaaagaataaaaaaaaaattttaatacatctaGCAAAGTCATAATCCTAATGTTCAATCAATAGGGCAGCTAAGGTTACTAATAATTAGGCAAGCCACAACTTCTCAGGCTTCAATTACCTCACTTCCAAAACACGTAACTCAAAGCACtagcttttatttgttttcaaaatgccAGAAATGGACTTTcgtggtggcacggtggttaagaatctgtctgccaatgcaggggacatgggttcaagccctggtccaggaagaccccacatgccgtggagcaactaagcccaggtgccacaactactgagcatgtgctctagagcttgcaagccacagctactgagcctgtgcgcctagagtacatgctccacaacaagagaagccaccgcaatgagaagcccgcgcaccgcaacagagtagcccctgctcgccgcaactagagaaagcctgcgtgcagcaacgaagacccaacgcagctataaataaataaataaatagtttattttaaaatgccagaaataattttaacagTAGTttcaattataatttaatttcaaatactAGTAATAGTAATGTCTCATGGAATAGGGTTTCAGCTCTGTTCCCTTAGAGAAAATAGACACAGCCAGTCTGCTCTCAGTTCTTCAGAACAGCCTACAAGATTTCTCAGATGAATTAATTCTGTGAGAGCAGATTGAGAACCTACCCTCTTCAACCATCATATGATACAGAGCTTCAACCATCATATGACACAGAGCTTAGGGGATAGCCTAGTTCACAGCAAGTAACTGAAACAAGCAATTAGATTATCATGATCAAATTGCAGAGCAAAGAAGGATGTCAGTAATCAAGACCAACCCTTCATTTTACAGCTAAAGAACGCAAGGCCCACTATTATTTAAGATAACAGCACAACTGGAGTTAGAATCAATGTCTGCCAGATTCATAATCCAATGTTGTTGCCATTACAAGGCTTCAAATTCAAACTCAGGCACATTTAGTCAGCACCTGTTTCCTTCCACCACGTCAATGAGGTCATCTGCTGTGGCATCACTACGCAGAGTCACGTCAGCATTATGGATTTTGTATTCAGCCAGAATGCTCTTCACAGTTTCAGCATCCAGTTCACTCTGAGGGCACTGAATGGGCATAGAAGACAATGACTGGTCAGAGagcaaaaaaaaacctcttaagaGTATCTACCGATGTACCTGGATAATCCTAGATAAGGTGCAAACTTATTTCTAAAGACCATTATCCTGGATGAGAGTACCTGACTTTTAGTAGGAAAtactcaaaaactaaaaatctttCCAAACTCAAAGGAATGTGCTATGGCATGAATTgtgtccccatccccacccaaattcatatgttgaagacctaatcccagtatctcagaatgtgactggagatagggtctttaaagaggtaattaaattaaaatgaggtcatatgggtgggccctaatccaatgtgactcacatccttataagaaaaggagattaggacacagacacagaggggaaggtcatatgaagacagaggagaagacagccatctacaagccaaggagagaggtgtCAGAAGAAACCAGTCCTGCTCACACCTTGATGTCAGATATCCAGTCTCcaaaattaagagaattaaatttctgttgttcaagccacccagtctatatagtactttattatggcagccttagcaaaaatacagaaagaatgtTCAAACATTATGACAGGATAATAGAAAAGATCTTTTGAGCAGGACAGCTTAAACCTATGCCAGTCAAATAATCTGGACCTCTAGAATGTTAAATGTTGTAGGAAATTCTCATTCTTCAATTATTTGACTTAGAAGCAGCAATTGACAGAATTGATCGTTCTACCAATCTGCAACACTTTCTTTAATTGGCTTCCAGGATTCTAAActcttccagttttccttcttctttgtctGAGATGTCTTATTTGCTGATTCTTCCCATCTCCCAGCGTCTAATCAttgtgggggatggagggaggtgtCACAAAGCTCAATCCTTGAAcctcttttctatttatatttgctTCCTCAGCTAAGTTATCTCAGCTAAGCTCATGGCTTTAAAATTGATAACCACTAAATGTATAGCTCCAACCCAGATCATTCCTCACATGCCTATTTGACAGTAACACTTGGAGGTCTAATTTGAGTGTCACTGGCATCTCAAACTGAACATCTGATCTTCCCCTCCTCTCCAAACCTATTCTACACAAAGTCCTACTATTTTAGTCATGAGAGTCCATTTTTCTAGCTCAGAACAAAAACTCACCATCACCTCCTTCTCTCACAACCCATATCCAGTCCAGCTGTAATTCCTACCAACTATTTCCAAAATCTTTCCACAATCAACCACTCCACATCTCCTCCACTGTTACAACTCTGGTCTAAGAAGCCATCACTTCTTGACTAGATTATTGCAATAACCTCTTAAATGGGTTCTGTGCTTCTGTACTTAACCCATTTCAGTCTGTTCTCAACAACCAGATTGATTCCATTAAAACCTGAATCAATTTTACTCCACAGACTGGAACTCAACCAAAAGTTACCCATCTCCTGCAAAGTAAAAGCATGTTTGGCCCTATACTATGACTTTGTTTCTTACCACTCTCCTGCCTGCTCACTCTTCTGTTCCTCAAATGTGCAAAGGAACcctccacctcagggccttgCACTTGGATGTTCCCTCAACATGAAACGCTCTTCCTCAAGATATTCACTTGGTTCACTCCTTCATGTCACCCCAGTGAAGATTTCTCTGATCAACCTACTTAAAACTGCAACCcaggagacgcaagaaggaagaggtatgggaacatatgtataactgattcactttgttataaagcagaaactaacacacaattgtaaagcaattatactccaataaagatgtaaaaaaaaaataactgcaacCCTCCCACCAACACTCTCCATCCTCTTTCCCTAGTTTACTTTTGTCCTTAGTTTATCATTATCTAATATACTATAATCACTCATTAATTTTGTTTGCTACTTTCCCCATTAGAATCTAAGGGCCggaatttttgtctattttgctcCCTCTTCCATTCCCCCTGAAAGCCTAAAACAATGTGTGGCCCATGGTAGGTGCTCTATAAatctgtgttgaatgaatgaaaatagatGATATCAGCAGCCATCTACTTCATGCAAACATAAGACTGGTCTTTAGTCCCATATCACCCCAAATAacccaaaggaagaaataaagtcaCAAAGGTAAGTAAGTCTGAGACCGACTCTTGTCCTACTCTCTCAGTCATTACAACATCATTGTATTACCTCAATTAGTGCTGGGAGAAGCCAGGCAATTTCCAAATGTCAATGTCTATGTACCACAATCCACTCTCCACCCCAGTTCCTTCAGCAACCTGCCCCATATCACCTTTTCCACTTACAGTGGCCGTGAGATTAATGCCTCCTTTATCCTTCTTCTTAAAGCCAATGTTGGGGGGTTTGCTGTTCAAGCGAATGCCAAAGCCTTCCAGCTCATTTTCTATTATCTTCTTATGTCCCAAGGGTTTCAGGACATCCAAAACAATCAAGATCAAGTTACACGTTCTGGCCACTgaagaattgaaaataaaatttttttcaaagctcATTAAAGACTTAACATAATTCAAATACTccaaaagggggagggggtggaacaTAATTCAAATACTccaaaagggggagggggtggtctaGAGTTCCTACACTTAAGagacaaaggatttttttttttttataaatacacagacacacatgaaGTTCTTAAGCTTTCCAAAGATTTATGCCAGAAGTCAATCTGCAatgtattctttgttttctattagtGTATCTAGAGGATGTGTCAACTTCTAGATACACtagtagaaaaataatttgggaTGAAGATAATAACCTGAATTCCTGAAAAAGTTCAGAAAGATTTAAAACAGTAAGAATTCTAAAAGAATAAGATTATCCAGTTAGCATATTTTTTGTCgacttttttgagatataatttataaaaaatagtgTTAAGCACGTGGCTTGATGACAAATGTATATACCTGTATAACCACCACAGCAACTGAGATTCAGAGGatttccatcacctccaaaagctCCCTTATACCCCTTTGCAATGAATCTTCCTCTCAATTCCCtgtcaaccactaatctgcttttcttcttctgtttttaaaatgtatttatttatttttggctgcgttgggtcttcgttgctgctgaGCACAGGCCTTCTCtcgttgcagtatgcaggcttctcactacagtggcttctcttgttgcagagcacgagctctaggcgcacgggcttcagcagttgcaacacgtgggctcagtagttgtggcacacgggcttagttgctctgcagcatgtgggatcttcccagagcagggctcgaacctgtgtttcctgcactggcaggcagattctgaaccactgtgccaccagggaagtccactgacCTGCTTTTCTGTCACCCTAGATTAAGCTGCATGTTTTAGAATtgcatataaatagaattatacaaaATCtagtcttttgtgcctggctctTTTAATTTAGCATATTTCTGATAGTCATCCATGAATGACTTCAAACCTATAATTCCATAAATAGCTAAATTAATAATATAAGGGTagaataaaaatactttcaaacatgaaaagaaaaaccagaacaaTGTACCTATCATTCACTCTTTTTCAGTAAGTTTCTAAAGAATGTGCTTcagcaaaacattaaaataacccAAAAAAGGTAAGACGCTGACTCTAAGAAATAGGGGATCCCACAcaagaacacaaaagaaaatctCAGGATGACAGCCATGCAAAAAGCCTAGAGCTGCATTATCCAATACAGCATCCACTAGCTGCCTGGGgctattcaaatttaaattaattaaaattcaataaaatttaaaattcagttactcAATTGCACCAGGCACACTTTAAGTGATCAACAGCCACACACCTACaactaccatattggacagcacaaattcaaaacatttccattactgtagaacatttccattactgGACAGTGTTGGTCTAGAAAGCAATCAATCCAGATTGAGGCATAAAGACAAAGGGTAAAGGAAGGTAGTGTCAGGGTTGAGGGGAGATAATGAAAGCAGTAAGACTGTATTTGGAACTGTATTCAAGTATCTAGAAAACTACTGATTAATAGGCATTTGATCTATTGGAACAtgtgaaaaatattaacaaacagaaaagtaaacaaaataaaacaagaaccaATTATTAACTCCATGAAAAACAAACTTCAAAAACAGATCTCAACAGAAAAGAAACCAAGTCATAACACACTACTTATCTCAGTACAACAAAAGTCAGACAGtcattacataataatatatacCACAACTAGTGAGTTAACTAAAAATTATCATACAACTTctttgaaagaatagaaaaagagacaTGGAGTATGAGAGCTAATTTCCTACCATAACATGAAACCAACAGATGGTATCTAAAATTAATTAGTCATGAAATAGCAATATaagcataacattttaaaatatgaaatagaagAAACAGTTGAAGACTTGTCAGTACCTGCCAATGGAGAATGACACTAAAGGTGAAAAGAGGTGGGGTAGCAGATTATTGCAATTTATGAttagcctttatttatttatttacttttggccgtgccttgcagcctgtgggattttagttccccgaccagggattgaacccgggccctcggcagtgagagtgcagagtcctaaccactggactgccagggaattcccctatgATTATCCTTTTATAGTATTTTACctcaaataaaaaggaaagaagaagaaaaggcatgGGTGGGAGTCAGGAAACCTGAGTTCTAGCTCTGAATCTGCCACAACAGTGCAACACTGCACCAACGCACTTCACTTCTCCTGTCCTTAGTGTTTCTCTGCAAATGGGGATCTGGACTGATACTCTCTGAGGTCCCTTTAAGTTCCGACATTCTACTCCAGTGAGAAGTCAGGTAAAACTATGCCCTTCATTGTGGTACCAACTCCAAGCCCAACAGTCCCATCTAAAGGAACAGTACCCAGTAAAGG
This genomic interval from Phocoena phocoena chromosome 13, mPhoPho1.1, whole genome shotgun sequence contains the following:
- the DRG1 gene encoding developmentally-regulated GTP-binding protein 1 yields the protein MSSTLAKIAEIEAEMARTQKNKATAHHLGLLKARLAKLRRELITPKGGGGGGPGEGFDVAKTGDARIGFVGFPSVGKSTLLSNLAGVYSEVAAYEFTTLTTVPGVIRYKGAKIQLLDLPGIIEGAKDGKGRGRQVIAVARTCNLILIVLDVLKPLGHKKIIENELEGFGIRLNSKPPNIGFKKKDKGGINLTATCPQSELDAETVKSILAEYKIHNADVTLRSDATADDLIDVVEGNRVYIPCIYVLNKIDQISIEELDIIYKVPHCVPISAHHRWNFDDLLEKIWDYLKLVRIYTKPKGQLPDYTSPVVLPYSRTTVEDFCMKIHKNLIKEFKYALVWGLSVKHNPQKVGKDHTLEDEDVIQIVKK